Proteins encoded by one window of Gemmatimonadota bacterium:
- a CDS encoding STAS domain-containing protein: protein MNFQVKKQNGVTVVAVEGQLIVGNRQELKQKVLDELEKGERRFLIDFSKTGYIDSSGLGVLVSLSKKIREQGGELRLANLNEDLRTLFELTKLDTLFQIAESREQALASF from the coding sequence ATGAACTTCCAGGTCAAGAAACAGAATGGTGTGACGGTCGTGGCCGTCGAGGGGCAGCTCATTGTCGGCAACCGCCAGGAGCTGAAGCAGAAGGTGCTGGACGAGCTGGAGAAGGGGGAGCGCCGGTTCCTGATCGACTTCTCGAAGACCGGCTACATCGACTCCTCGGGGCTGGGTGTGCTGGTGAGCCTGTCCAAGAAGATCCGCGAGCAGGGGGGCGAGCTGCGGCTGGCCAATCTGAACGAGGATCTACGCACCCTGTTCGAGCTGACCAAGCTGGACACGCTATTCCAGATAGCGGAGAGCCGAGAGCAGGCACTGGCCTCGTTCTGA